The following DNA comes from Myxococcales bacterium.
CTTCATGATCTATCAGGACAAGAGCATCGAACTGCTCAACCTTCAGGGACAGGCCGAAGAACTGCAGCGAAAGCTGAACAAGGTTCGGGTTATCGCCTCAAATCTGGATGAGTTCGAGCAGGAAGTGGCGAAACTCGAGCGCGACCTGTCGCTCGTGATAAAGCAGCTCCCGAGCCGCAAAGAGTTCGAAACCCTGTTGCGTGACATCTCGACTGCTGGAAAGAAGGTGGGGGTCGCGATCAAATCAATCGAGCGGAAAGATGAGGTTTCTCACAGCTTCTATGCAGAAGTGCCCTTCAAGCTGGAGCTCGAGGGTGAGTATCACAATATTGCGCGGTTCTTTGAACAAATGGCCGCCTTGCGACGAATCGTGAATATGGGTTCGATGGACATCAAGATTGTCAGTGAATCGGATGCCGGGACCACGCTCAATGTGAAGGGTATGGCGACGACATTCCGTTTCATTGAGAAGAAAGGTTGATTGGGGTTGAGTCAGTGACTGATCGGACTCGGACAGTGTTGGCGGTTAGGAGGAGTGGCGTGAAGACACTTGCGACAGTGTTGGCAATTGCGCTTGCGGCGACGACCCTGGTGGGCTGCAGTGACGAAGCCGGAGATGACGGCGCGCCCAAGATTTCTGACATGGCTGCCGAACGCGCACGCGTTTCGGCAGACATCAAGAAGCGCAAGGGGCGGAAGTCGGAGGCCGCGAAGATTGCGAAGGCCCCCGTGCCCAAAAAGCCCAGGGGAAAAGACGCGGGCATCGTCGAAACTGCTCAAGGCCCGGTCGAAATCGACTTTGTCTACGACGTTCGGGGCAAGAGAGATCCATTTCGATCGGTGTTCTGGGTAGTCGAAACTGCTCACGCGCCTCGCGGCCCGCTCGAGCAGTATGAATTGGGTCAACTGGCGGTGGCAGCCATTGTCTGGGAAACGGATCGACCCCGGGCACTGATTCAGGATCCGTCGGGATCGGCGTACGTGGTCAAAGAAGGTTCGAAGATCGG
Coding sequences within:
- the pilO gene encoding type 4a pilus biogenesis protein PilO — translated: MAIDANFDFDEVVEKLAKVPKQIRLGVVVAIIVGVMTGYYFMIYQDKSIELLNLQGQAEELQRKLNKVRVIASNLDEFEQEVAKLERDLSLVIKQLPSRKEFETLLRDISTAGKKVGVAIKSIERKDEVSHSFYAEVPFKLELEGEYHNIARFFEQMAALRRIVNMGSMDIKIVSESDAGTTLNVKGMATTFRFIEKKG
- a CDS encoding pilus assembly protein PilP, encoding MKTLATVLAIALAATTLVGCSDEAGDDGAPKISDMAAERARVSADIKKRKGRKSEAAKIAKAPVPKKPRGKDAGIVETAQGPVEIDFVYDVRGKRDPFRSVFWVVETAHAPRGPLEQYELGQLAVAAIVWETDRPRALIQDPSGSAYVVKEGSKIGKNEGLVIHIGDNLVLVKETYIDFAGEQSTQDVEMRIRTSQGG